A stretch of Panthera tigris isolate Pti1 chromosome E2, P.tigris_Pti1_mat1.1, whole genome shotgun sequence DNA encodes these proteins:
- the LOC102952657 gene encoding zinc finger protein 134 isoform X2 codes for MTLAMAGGTWTGPGYWCAAKDEEAPSEQTVCLGVSHDSISKAGSSTQMAHPCDICGPIVKDLLHLHEHQEICQGLKPYTCGACGRQFLFSANFHQHQKQYSVEKPVRRDRGKTSSGKNCRVCEEPHLSGKPFLCEEQWSLQASLGSHQRQATHSKRKRRTGSGEASHSGQMQYSCSECGKAFNRKDTLVQHQRIHTGERPYECGECGKAFSRKATLIQHQRIHTGERPYECKECGKAFSRKDNLTQHKRIHTGEMPYKCSECGKYFSHHSNLIVHQRVHNGARPYKCNNCGKVFRHKSTLVQHESIHTGENPYVCSDCGKSFGHKYTLIKHQRIHTEARPFECIDCGKFFSRSSDFIAHQRVHTGERPFVCSKCGKDFIRTSHLVRHQKVHTGERPYECNECGKAYSLSSHLIRHQKVHTAGRL; via the exons ATGACTCTAGCCATGGCTGGAGGGACGTGGACAGGCCCTG GTTATTGGTGCGCGGCGAAAGATGAAGAGGCACCTTCTGAGCAGACCGTTTGTTTAGGAGTCTCCCATGATAGCATTTCCAAGGCAGGTTCATCAACCCAGATGGCTCACCCTTGTGACATTTGTGGCCCCATCGTGAAAGACCTCTTACACCTGCATGAACACCAGGAAATATGCCAAGGACTGAAACCTTACACCTGCGGGGCGTGTGGGAGACAGTTCTTGTTCAGTGCAAACTTTCACCAGCATCAGAAGCAGTACAGTGTAGAGAAACCTGTCAGAAGAGACAGAGGCAAGACCTCATCTGGGAAGAACTGTAGGGTTTGTGAAGAACCTCACCTGTCGGGAAAGCCCTTTCTGTGTGAGGAGCAGTGGAGCCTCCAGGCCAGTCTGGGCAGTCACCAGCGACAGGCCACCCACagcaagaggaagaggaggactgGGAGCGGGGAGGCCTCTCACAGCGGACAGATGCAGTACAGCTGCAGCGAATGCGGGAAGGCCTTCAACCGCAAAGACACGCTTGTCCAGCACCAGAGAATCCACACCGGAGAAAGGCCCTACGAGTGCGGCGAATGCGGGAAGGCCTTCAGCCGCAAAGCCACACTTATCCAGCACCAGAGAATCCACACCGGAGAAAGGCCTTACGAGTGcaaagaatgtgggaaagcctttagccGCAAAGACAATCTTACTCAGCACAAAAGAATTCACACCGGAGAAATGCCTTACAAGTGTAGCGAGTGTGGAAAATACTTTAGCCATCACTCCAATCTCATCGTACACCAGAGAGTTCACAATGGAGCGAGGCCTTATAAGTGTAACAACTGTGGGAAAGTCTTCAGACACAAATCCACACTTGTTCAGCATGAGAGCATCCATACTGGAGAAAATCCTTACGTTTGCAGCGATTGCGGGAAATCCTTTGGCCACAAGTACACCCTCATTAAAcaccagagaattcacactgAGGCAAGGCCTTTTGAGTGCATCGACTGTGGGAAATTCTTTAGTAGAAGCTCTGACTTTATTGCACACCAGAGAGTTCACACAGGGGAAAGGCCATTTGTGTGCAGCAAATGTGGGAAAGATTTCATCAGAACATCCCACCTTGTTAGGCACCAAaaagttcacactggagaaaggccaTACGAGTGCAACGAATGTGGGAAAGCCTATAGTTTAAGCTCCCACCTCATTCGGCACCAGAAGGTTCACACTGCAGGACGGCTTTAG
- the LOC102952657 gene encoding zinc finger protein 134 isoform X1 has protein sequence MVLQIVMAAAVGGSGLGYWCAAKDEEAPSEQTVCLGVSHDSISKAGSSTQMAHPCDICGPIVKDLLHLHEHQEICQGLKPYTCGACGRQFLFSANFHQHQKQYSVEKPVRRDRGKTSSGKNCRVCEEPHLSGKPFLCEEQWSLQASLGSHQRQATHSKRKRRTGSGEASHSGQMQYSCSECGKAFNRKDTLVQHQRIHTGERPYECGECGKAFSRKATLIQHQRIHTGERPYECKECGKAFSRKDNLTQHKRIHTGEMPYKCSECGKYFSHHSNLIVHQRVHNGARPYKCNNCGKVFRHKSTLVQHESIHTGENPYVCSDCGKSFGHKYTLIKHQRIHTEARPFECIDCGKFFSRSSDFIAHQRVHTGERPFVCSKCGKDFIRTSHLVRHQKVHTGERPYECNECGKAYSLSSHLIRHQKVHTAGRL, from the exons ATGGTCCTCCAGATTGTGATGGCGGCCGCGGTTGGTGGATCCGGCCTAG GTTATTGGTGCGCGGCGAAAGATGAAGAGGCACCTTCTGAGCAGACCGTTTGTTTAGGAGTCTCCCATGATAGCATTTCCAAGGCAGGTTCATCAACCCAGATGGCTCACCCTTGTGACATTTGTGGCCCCATCGTGAAAGACCTCTTACACCTGCATGAACACCAGGAAATATGCCAAGGACTGAAACCTTACACCTGCGGGGCGTGTGGGAGACAGTTCTTGTTCAGTGCAAACTTTCACCAGCATCAGAAGCAGTACAGTGTAGAGAAACCTGTCAGAAGAGACAGAGGCAAGACCTCATCTGGGAAGAACTGTAGGGTTTGTGAAGAACCTCACCTGTCGGGAAAGCCCTTTCTGTGTGAGGAGCAGTGGAGCCTCCAGGCCAGTCTGGGCAGTCACCAGCGACAGGCCACCCACagcaagaggaagaggaggactgGGAGCGGGGAGGCCTCTCACAGCGGACAGATGCAGTACAGCTGCAGCGAATGCGGGAAGGCCTTCAACCGCAAAGACACGCTTGTCCAGCACCAGAGAATCCACACCGGAGAAAGGCCCTACGAGTGCGGCGAATGCGGGAAGGCCTTCAGCCGCAAAGCCACACTTATCCAGCACCAGAGAATCCACACCGGAGAAAGGCCTTACGAGTGcaaagaatgtgggaaagcctttagccGCAAAGACAATCTTACTCAGCACAAAAGAATTCACACCGGAGAAATGCCTTACAAGTGTAGCGAGTGTGGAAAATACTTTAGCCATCACTCCAATCTCATCGTACACCAGAGAGTTCACAATGGAGCGAGGCCTTATAAGTGTAACAACTGTGGGAAAGTCTTCAGACACAAATCCACACTTGTTCAGCATGAGAGCATCCATACTGGAGAAAATCCTTACGTTTGCAGCGATTGCGGGAAATCCTTTGGCCACAAGTACACCCTCATTAAAcaccagagaattcacactgAGGCAAGGCCTTTTGAGTGCATCGACTGTGGGAAATTCTTTAGTAGAAGCTCTGACTTTATTGCACACCAGAGAGTTCACACAGGGGAAAGGCCATTTGTGTGCAGCAAATGTGGGAAAGATTTCATCAGAACATCCCACCTTGTTAGGCACCAAaaagttcacactggagaaaggccaTACGAGTGCAACGAATGTGGGAAAGCCTATAGTTTAAGCTCCCACCTCATTCGGCACCAGAAGGTTCACACTGCAGGACGGCTTTAG
- the LOC102952377 gene encoding vomeronasal type-1 receptor 1-like produces MTFGVPQTMAAFGLKSFLDDAGCKLVFYFHRVARGVSLSTTCLLSGFQAIKLNTNTSKWLELKVTFPKCFGFCCFLCWILHLLLNIFISLHVTGPRKNKNSVEKIYEYCNSPIPNKFVVLLHAVMFSFTGVTCLGLMAWSSGSMVSVLLRHKQQVQHIHSNRLPPKPSHKARATHTTLALVSICISFYFVSFILSLWVTLIVNPSHWLMNISALASSGFPTFSPFVLYGSDTRACQFFSASREEK; encoded by the exons ATGACATTTG GAGTTCCTCAGACAATGGCAGCATTTGGGTTGAAATCTTTTCTGGATGATGCTGGATGTAAGCTTGTCTTCTATTTTCACCGAGTGGCCAGAGGGGTTTCCCTCAGCACCACCTGCCTGCTCAGTGGTTTCCAGGCCATTAAGCTCAACACTAACACCTCCAAGTGGTTGGAGCTCAAGGTTACATTCCCAAAGTGCTTTGGCttctgctgtttcctctgctggaTCCTGCATCTCCTGttgaatatctttatttctttgcatgttaCTGGaccaagaaagaacaaaaacagtgTGGAAAAAATTTATGAATACTGTAATTCACCCATTCCAAACAAATTTGTTGTTTTACTACATGCAGTCATGTTCTCCTTCACTGGAGTCACTTGTTTGGGCCTCATGGCCTGGTCTAGTGGCTCCATGGTCTCTGTCCTGCTCAGGCACAAGCAACAAGTCCAACACATTCACAGCAACAGACTTCCCCCCAAACCCTCCCACAAGGCCAGAGCCACACACACCACCCTGGCCCTGGTGAGCATATgcatctccttttattttgtctctttcattttgtctttgtgGGTAACACTTATTGTGAACCCAAGCCACTGGCTGATGAACATCTCTGCTCTGGCATCTTCAGGCTTCCCGACCTTCAGCCCCTTCGTGCTCTATGGCAGTGACACCCGTGCCTGTCAGTTTTTCTCTGCttctagggaagaaaaataa
- the LOC107178948 gene encoding LOW QUALITY PROTEIN: zinc finger protein OZF-like (The sequence of the model RefSeq protein was modified relative to this genomic sequence to represent the inferred CDS: substituted 2 bases at 2 genomic stop codons) — protein sequence MCPLQGVPHKAELTHNYFCGIDNEEAPSGQNASLGRTPPSRTSGPNLSTQKLHLCEMCVPVMKDILYLAELQGTHTRQKSYTRVARGKXFCFSADLRQHQNEHGGKKPYSKDMDRASFAKTYRGHSLGKPFTCGEVEKDFLASVASAVSIHSSTKCEEVFRSGKSSYRCGECGKAFCRKRTLVQHQRIHTGEGLFKCSDCGKTFSYKHTFVQHKTVHTRVKPFECSECGKAFRFKYKLVQHHRTHTGERPYVCSECGKAFGCKSKLVRHERIHTGARPYECAECGEFFRQSSGLVQHRRIHTGAKPYECGECGESFSQSSILIQHQRVHTGERPYECNECGKGFRQSFSCIQHRRVHTGIRPYECSECGKSFSQSFSLILHQRIHTGERPYKCNKCGKSFSQNYSLIQHHKLHTRXRPQECSQHKKVH from the coding sequence attatttttgtgGGATAGACAATGAAGAGGCCCCTTCTGGACAGAATGCTTCTCTGGGAAGAACACCACCAAGCAGGACTTCGGGGCCAAATCTATCCACCCAGAAGCTTCATCTCTGTGAGATGTGTGTTCCTGTCATGAAGGATATTTTGTACCTGGCTGAGCTTCAGGGAACACATACCAGGCAGAAATCCTACACACGTGTGGCACGTGGGAAATGATTCTGTTTCAGTGCAGATCTTCGCCAACACCAGAATGAGCACGGTGGGAAAAAGCCCTATAGCAAGGACATGGACAGGGCTTCTTTTGCGAAGACCTATAGAGGCCATTCATTAGGGAAGCCTTTCACCTGTGGGGAGGTTGAAAAGGACTTCCTGGCCAGTGTGGCCAGTGCTGTGAGTATACACAGCAGTACTAAGTGTGAGGAAGTCTTTCGCAGTGGAAAAAGTTCTTACAGATGTGgcgaatgtggaaaagccttctgTCGTAAACGTACCCTTGTTcagcatcagagaattcacactggagaaGGACTGTTTAAGTGCAGTGACTGTGGGAAAACCTTCAGCTACAAGCATACATTTGTTCAGCATAAGACAGTCCACACTAGAGTAAAGCCTTttgagtgcagtgaatgtggaaaGGCCTTCAGGTTCAAGTATAAACTTGTTCAGCACCACCGTActcacactggagaaaggccttatgtgtgtagtgaatgtgggaaagcttttgGGTGCAAATCCAAACTTGTTCGGCATGAGAGAATTCACACCGGAGCAAGGCCTTATGAGTGTGCTGAATGTGGCGAATTTTTTAGACAAAGCTCCGGCCTTGTTCAACATCGGAGAATTCACACTGGAGCAAAGCCTTATGAATGTGGCGAATGTGGAGAGTCCTTTAGCCAAAGCTCTATCCTCATCCAGCAccagagagttcacactggagaaaggccaTATGAGtgcaatgaatgtgggaaaggATTTAGGCAAAGCTTCAGTTGCATTCAGCATCGGAGAGTTCACACGGGAATAAGGCCTTATGAATGTAGTGAATGTGGGAAGTCCTTTAGCCAAAGCTTCAGCCTTATTctacatcagagaattcacactggagaaaggccttatAAGTGCAACAAATGTGGAAAATCCTTTAGCCAAAACTACAGCCTCATTCAACACCATAAACTTCACACTAGATAAAGGCCTCAGGAGTGCAGCCAGCACAAGAAAGTTCATTAA